In Camelina sativa cultivar DH55 chromosome 16, Cs, whole genome shotgun sequence, a single window of DNA contains:
- the LOC104750700 gene encoding peroxidase 11, which yields MKLLLVFLMVHTIFIPCFSFDLLGKDHPLTLDYYKSTCPTVFDVIKKEMECIVKEDPRNAAILIRLHFHDCFVQGCDGSVLLDETESLKGEKKASPNINSLKGYKIVDRIKNIIESECPGVVSCADLLTISARDATILVGGPYWDVPVGRKDSKSASYALATTNLPTPEEALISIIAKFYAQGLSVEDMVALIGAHTIGMAQCRNFRSRIYGDFQVTSALNPISETYLSSLKKMCPSNSGEGDTNVTAIDNVTPNLFDNSIYHTLLRGEGLLNSDQAMYTSMFGIQTRRIVSKYAEDPLAFFEQFSKSMVKMGNILNSESFADGEVRRNCRFVNT from the exons ATGAAACTCCTCCTTGTGTTCTTGATGGTTCACACCATCTTTATCCCATGCTTTTCCTTTGATCTACTGGGAAAGGATCATCCTTTAACCCTAGATTATTACAAGTCTACTTGTCCGACCGTGTTTGACGTCATCAAGAAAGAAATGGAATGCATAGTGAAGGAAGATCCTAGAAATGCAGCTATACTTATTCGTTTACACTTCCACGACTGCTTTGTCCAA GGATGCGATGGATCGGTGTTGCTAGACGAAACAGAGTCTCTAAAGGGAGAGAAGAAAGCTTCTCCGAACATAAACTCATTGAAAGGATACAAAATTGTAGACAGAATAAAAAACATAATCGAATCTGAATGTCCTGGAGTTGTTTCCTGCGCTGATCTTCTCACAATCAGTGCTAGAGATGCTACAATCCTG GTGGGTGGGCCTTACTGGGATGTTCCTGTGGGaagaaaagattcaaaatcAGCAAGCTACGCGCTTGCTACAACAAACCTCCCAACTCCAGAAGAGGCTTTGATCAGCATCATCGCTAAATTCTATGCTCAGGGTCTCTCTGTTGAAGACATGGTCGCTCTTATAG GAGCTCACACGATCGGAATGGCACAATGTCGGAACTTTCGATCAAGGATCTATGGAGATTTTCAAGTGACGTCAGCCCTAAATCCGATTTCGGAGACGTACTTGTCAAGTCTCAAAAAGATGTGCCCCTCGAACAGCGGTGAAGGTGATACCAATGTAACGGCAATAGACAACGTGACGCCAAATCTCTTCGATAACTCGATCTACCACACGCTGCTAAGAGGAGAAGGGTTGTTGAACTCGGACCAGGCTATGTACACGAGCATGTTCGGGATACAAACGCGGCGCATAGTGAGCAAGTATGCGGAGGATCCATTGGCTTTCTTCGAGCAATTCTCGAAGTCGATGGTGAAGATGGGGAACATTTTGAACTCTGAAAGCTTTGCTGATGGAGAAGTTAGAAGAAATTGCAGATTCGTGAAtacatga